In the Trinickia acidisoli genome, CGCCGCTGGCCGATGCGATGGTCGTCGCCGAAAAGATCCGTATGACGATCGCCGACACGCCCATCGAGGCCGAAGGCGCGCGCGTGCCCGTGACGGCAAGCGTGGGCGGCGCATCGGCGCGTCCGGGCCTGCCTACCTACGAAGTCCTCATCAACGAAGCCGACGCCGCGCTCTACAGCGCGAAACGACAAGGGCGCAACCGCTCCGTCGCGCTCGCCTGAGCGCCCGCTCGCATCGTACGGGCGCGCGCCGTATCCGCGCCGGCAGCCCGCGTCTGTGGCACCGAATAAAACGTTGGTATACTTTTGCGCGTTCCCGGCACCCTTGCCGGTGCGCCGCGCCGCTCACGACGCGAAGCGCGTTGCGTGTGCGGAATGTGCCGTAATGCGCCGCAGTGCCCCGCAGTGCCCATGCGGCACGTCGCGGATAGCATCGATTCTCATGCGCCCCGCGAGGGCGCCACAGCGGAGTTTGCCTTGGCCGTTTCCAATCTCGTCGCGGACGAAGCAGCACCCGACGTCGCAGCCGTCACGTCGAGCAGCTCGTTCTATCTCGCCATGCGCATCTTGCCCGCTGCGCAGCGCGACGCGATGTTCCAGATCTACGCGTTTTGCCGCGCTGTCGACGACGTCGCCGACAGCGATGCGCCGCGCTTGGAGCGCAGCGCCGCCCTCGATCGGTGGCGCGCCGACATCGACGCATGCTATGACGGCAAGCCGCGTCCCGCGTTGGTCCCGCTCGTGCATCAGATTCGAGCGTTCGATCTGCGCCGCGAGGATTTTCACGCGATGATCGACGGCATGGCGATGGATGCCGCGGCCGACATTTGCGCACCGGATGAAGCGACGCTCGATCTTTACTGCGACCGTGTCGCCAGCGCCGCCGGCCGCCTGTCGGTGAGAGTTTTCGGGATGAGTGAGGAAGCGGGACACACGCTGTCGCACCATCTCGGCCGGGCGTTGCAGTTGACGAACATTTTGCGCGACATCGACGAGGACGCCGCGATCAACCGCTGCTACTTGCCGCGCGAACTGCTTGCGCGCGAAGGTATTGCCGCGACGAGCCCGACCGAGATCGCCGACGATCCCTCGCTGCCGCGCGTCTGCGCGACGCTGGCGCAGCGGGTTTTCGCGCATTTCGCGCAGGCCGACGCAATCATGGATGCCGCGCCGCGCAAGGCGGTGCGTGCGCCGCGCATCATGTCGGGCGTCTACCGGTGCCTACTCGAGCGCACGCTCGAGCGCGGCTTCGATCTGCCGCGCCCGCCCGTCTCGAAGCCGCGCTTGCGGCTGCTGTGGATCGTCGCGCGTTATGCGCTCTTCTGAGCCGCGCACCCCACTGATAGAACGTAGAACGTGATCGACGAAGCCATGCGCTTCGTCTCAACTCCATTGAGATGCCGATGAACGACATTTCCGCCCCTGCCGCCGTCATGGCGGCCCCGAGCATGGACGACGACGGCACGCCGGCGCGCGTCGCGCTCGGCGCCGCCATCGCACGCGCGACGGACGCCATCCTTGCCGATCAGCGCCCCGACGGGCATTGGGTCTATGAACTGGAAGCCGACGCAACGATTCCAGCCGAATACATCCTGCTCGTCCACTATCTCGGCGAAACGGCCAACCTCGAACTCGAGGGCAAGATCGTGCGCTACCTGCGGCGGATTCAATTGGCTGACGGCGGCTGGCCGCTCTTCACCGACGGCGCGATGGACGTGAGCGCGACCGTGAAAGCCTATTTCGCGTTGAAGATGGCCGGCGAGCGCGAAGATGCAGAGCACATGCAACGCGCCCGCGCGGCGATTCTCGGCGCCGGCGGCGCGGAAGCCGTCAATGTCTTCACGCGTATCCTGCTCGCGCTGTTCGGTATCGTGCCCTGGAGCGCGGTTCCGATGATGCCGGTCGAAATTACGCTGTTGCCGCAATGGTTTCCGTTCCATCTCTCGAAGGTGTCCTATTGGGCGCGCACGGTTATCGTGCCGCTGCTCGTGCTCAATGCGCGGCGACCCGTCGCGAGAAATCCGCGCGGCGTGCGTATCGACGAACTCTTTCTCGGCGCGCCGTCCGCCACGGGTTTGTTGCCGCGCGCCGGGCATCAGAGCCGCGGTTGGTTCGCGTTCTTTCGCGTCGTCGATAAGGTGCTGCGCGCCGTCGACGGCCTGTTCCCGCGGAAAACGCGCGAGCGTGCGGTGCAAGCTGCGATCGCGTTCGTCGATGAGCGACTGAATGGCGAGGACGGGCTCGGCGCGATCTTTCCCGCGATGGCGAACAGCGTGATGATGTACGACGCGCTCGGCTACGGGCCCGAGTATCCGAATCGTGCGATTGCGCGCGCGTCGGTTGATAAGCTGCTCGTGATTGCCGAAGACGAAGCGTACTGCCAGCCATGTTTGTCGCCGGTATGGGATACGTCGCTCGTCGCGCATGCGCTGCTCGAAACCGAAGCGCCGCAGGCGCAGGCGGCGGCATTGCGCGGCTTGCAATGGCTGCGTCCGCTGCAAGTGCTCGATGTTCGCGGCGATTGGATTTCGCGCCGTGCCGA is a window encoding:
- the shc gene encoding squalene--hopene cyclase; translated protein: MNDISAPAAVMAAPSMDDDGTPARVALGAAIARATDAILADQRPDGHWVYELEADATIPAEYILLVHYLGETANLELEGKIVRYLRRIQLADGGWPLFTDGAMDVSATVKAYFALKMAGEREDAEHMQRARAAILGAGGAEAVNVFTRILLALFGIVPWSAVPMMPVEITLLPQWFPFHLSKVSYWARTVIVPLLVLNARRPVARNPRGVRIDELFLGAPSATGLLPRAGHQSRGWFAFFRVVDKVLRAVDGLFPRKTRERAVQAAIAFVDERLNGEDGLGAIFPAMANSVMMYDALGYGPEYPNRAIARASVDKLLVIAEDEAYCQPCLSPVWDTSLVAHALLETEAPQAQAAALRGLQWLRPLQVLDVRGDWISRRADVRPGGWAFQYANPYYPDVDDTAVVVMAMDRAATLTRSNIDREAVARAREWIVGMQSSDGGWGAFEPENTQYYLNNIPFSDHGALLDPPTVDVSGRCLSMLAQLGELPGNSEPARRAYDYILAGQEDDGSWYGRWGMNYIYGTWTALCALNAAGIAHDDARVKRAAQWLISIQNEDGGWGEDGTSYKLDYRGYEKAASTASQTAWALLGLMAAGVVEHPAIARGVAYLVDAQREHGLWDETRFTATGFPRVFYLRYHGYRKFFPLWALARYRNLARDGRVRVAVGM
- the hpnD gene encoding presqualene diphosphate synthase HpnD codes for the protein MAVSNLVADEAAPDVAAVTSSSSFYLAMRILPAAQRDAMFQIYAFCRAVDDVADSDAPRLERSAALDRWRADIDACYDGKPRPALVPLVHQIRAFDLRREDFHAMIDGMAMDAAADICAPDEATLDLYCDRVASAAGRLSVRVFGMSEEAGHTLSHHLGRALQLTNILRDIDEDAAINRCYLPRELLAREGIAATSPTEIADDPSLPRVCATLAQRVFAHFAQADAIMDAAPRKAVRAPRIMSGVYRCLLERTLERGFDLPRPPVSKPRLRLLWIVARYALF